From the Candidatus Binatia bacterium genome, the window TCCCCGGGATGACGCGCGAGGAGAGTACCACCGCGTCGCCGGGATCGATGGCAATTTGTGGGTGGCCCCCCTCGGCGATACGAATCAACGCGGACATCGGTTCGCCCTGACTGCCCGTGGTGAGGACGGTGACGCGGTTGATCGCGTCCCTCGGCAGGTCGCTGGGATCGAGAAACAAGGACGGGGGATACTCGAGGTAACCGAGTTGGGTCGCAATTTTGAGCGAGTTCAGTAGGCTTCTGCCCACCACTGCAATTCGGCGGTCGTGCGCCAACGACAATTCGATTGCATGTTTCAGCCGGTGGATGTGCGAGGCGAACGTGGAGAAAAACACCTTGCCGGACGTGTGGGCAAAGATGTCGGCCAAAGGCTCACGGAGCGAACGCTCCGACGGCGTGTATCCAGGCCGTTCGGCGTTTGTCGAGTCGGACAAGAGCAAAAGAACGCCTTCCTGGCCGTACTGGCCCAACCGGTGGAGATCCGAGGGCTTTCCGTCAATCGGGGTTTGGTCGAACTTGAAATCCCCGCTGTGCATGACCACGCCCAGCGGAGTGCGAATGGCAAGCGCAACGGTGTCGACCAGCGAGTGGGTTACGTGAATTGCTTCGATGCCAAACGGACCGAGCTGCCAGGAATCACCCGCCCGAAAGACATGAAACTCGGCCCCGATTCCGTGCTCCTTGAGCCGCTCGCTCACCAGTCCGTGAGCCATCGGTGTGGCGTAAACCGGCACAGAGAAAGTCCGCAACGCAAACGGCAGGGCTCCTTGGTGGTCTTCGTGCCCGTGGGTCAACACAAAGCCGAGGAAGCGGTCACCAAACTGTTCCAGGTACGAAAGGTCGGGAATGACCAGATCGATGCCCAACATGTGGGGCTCGGGGAACATCACGCCGCAGTCGATCGCAATGGCGTAGCCGTTCCATTCGAGCACCAAACAGTTGAGCCCGATCTCCCCCAGGCCTCCCAGAGGAACGATGCGCAAGGTGCCGGACGCGCTTCCCGTCATGCTTTCAACCCCATAACCGTGGGGTCACGGCTCGGGCCGGAATCACCGTTGCCACCCCTCAACCACTCACCCTCACAGGGCTTCGCAGGAACGAATTGAATCATTGTCCCCGTACGGCAACGGCTTCATACTCTGATTCAGGGCGCTCGGCAAACGTAATTTCTTGCCGCTGGCACCGCTCGGCCAGCACGCACAGGAGGTTAGTTGCGCAAATTCACCTGTGTTCCGTAAGGAACGCTGATGGACTTCGCTTCGAGGTACCCGAGGAGGCCTTCGGGGCCGAGCTCTCGGCCGATTCCGCTGGCTTTGAAACCACCGAAGGGCGCACGAAACTCGAGGGCAAAGCCGTTCACCGTGTAGGTGCCGGTGCGCACCTGACGAGCGATATCAACACCGTGCTGAACATCACTGGTCCACACCGTACCCGAGAGGCCGTAGTCGGAGTCGTTGGCAATGCGAATTGCCTCTTCCTCAGTTTCGTAGGGAATCACCGCCACCACCGGACCGAAAATTTCTTCCTGCGCAATGCGCATCCGGTTGTTGACCTGAGCGAACACAGTCGGCTCCACGTACCAACCCTGCGATAATCCTTTGGGCCGCCCTCCACCGCAGACAATTTGCGCGCCCTCTTCCTTCCCTACGCGGATGTATCCTTCCACCCGGTCGCGCTGGCACGCAGACACAAGCGGCCCGACCACGGTTGCCGGATCGAGCGGGTCGCCCACAGGCACCGCCTGAAATGCTTGCGCCAGTGCGTCGACCACCTCCGCGTAACGCCGCTTAGAAGCAAGGACGCGCGTTTGGGCCACACAGGCTTGGCCATTGTTCATCAAGATGGCGGGGACGAGTCCGGCAACCGTCTGCGAAAGATCTGCGTCGTCGAGAATAATTGCCGCCGATTTGCCGCCGAGTTCGAGCGTGCAACGTTTCAGCCGCTCTCCACAAAGTGAGGCAATGCGCCGACCGGCCGCGGTACTCCCGGTGAACGCGACCTTGTCCACCCCGGGATGGCAAACCAGGTATTCCCCAACCTCGCGCCCTGCGGGAACGACGTTCACAACCCCGGGTGGGAATTCGGCCTGCTGGATCAATTCTGCCAACACCAGCCCGTCCACCGGAGTTTCCGGCGCGGGCTTGAGCACCACCGTGGCTCCGGCAGCGAGAGCAGGGGCAAGCTTCAGCATCGTGGTGAACAACGGAACGTTCCAAGGGACGATACAAGCAGCAACGCCCACAGGCTCGCGGCGCACGACCACCGGACCCATCATCCCCTCGCGCAGCTCCTCGAACGCAAAACTGCGGGCAAGGCCGACGTAAAACTCCAACACCATGTTACTGGCCAAGGTTTGACCGAGGCGGGAGAAGCTAATGGGCGAACCCATTTCTTGCGTGATGAGTTGGGCAAGGGCTTCCTGGTTTTCTTGCAGTAGGCGTAACAGCCGCTCCATGAAGTTGGCCCGCTCACGGGCGCTCATCCGTGGCCACTCGCCGCGGTCGAACGCTGCACGGGCCGCCGCAACGGCTCGGTCGATATCTGCTTTCTCCGCTGCCGGGACGCGCGCAATCACTTCCTCGGTGTGGGGCGAGATGACGGCAATCGTCTCTCTGCCTGCTGGCTCTACCCACTGGCCGCCGATGAACAATCGATCGAAACTCTGCAGCATGTTCCCAAGTCCTCCAAATCGTGAGTGTAGTGTGGCGCGAGGGGATGTCCACGCCTACGCACCGCGTGAGGCGAGTTCGCGCTCGAGCACCACGGAAGCGAGGTTCTCGCGGTCCATCGTCGTATCCGCGGGGAATACTTCGTAATGGCAAAGCTGGCGAATCACCCGAGCCATGATTGCGGTAAACTTGTACAATGCAAGGACCTCATAGTAGTCGAAGTGCTGAGCAGAAAATCCCGAGTGTTCCTCCCACAGGGAAATGGTTTCCGCACGCTCCGGTAAGCCACTCAGTCTCGGTAGTCCCAGGCCTTCGCTAAAGCAGCGATCGATGGCCCACCACCAAGCGACGTCCTGCACCGGGTCGCCCAGGCGCGCCATTTCCCAGTCGAGCAGCGCAACACAGTGCCCTTTATGAAACAACTGATTGCCGAAGCGCGCATCGCCCCAGCAGAGAGCGACTTGTTCCTCGCTCGGGCGGTGCTCCCTGAGCCATGCTTCGGCTCGAGCGAGCAACGGGTAGCGATCTCGCTCCAAGCCCCAGTCAATGAACTCCTTGTAGTCTTCCAGTTGTAGCTCGAGATAGGTTTTCCCCGGCGGCGTCTCTCTAAACACGGTGCCAGCAAGCTCCTGCCAAGGTATCCGATGAACCGCAGCCATGCTGGCGATTCCCGATTCCCATAACTGCCGCCTCTCTTGATCCGTTAGCTCGAGCAGCCAACCGGTAGTGTGGTATGGGGGATTGTCGCTCGGTACCCGCCCTTCCACGAACTCCATCACGTAAAACGGCCCACCGAGGATGCGCTCGTCCGTCTCCAGCCACAACACCTTTGGCACACGCACATCAGGAAAGCGCCCGAGGAAAGCAAGCAATCGATATTGTTGCTCCAAGTCATACTTCGGGAAAACTGTAAGGCCCTGTGGATGCAGCTTAGCAACGAGCGTACGTGCTGCGGGCGGGTTGCTCGAGTCCAAGACGTCGAAGAGTAAGGTGTCGCTCGAGTAGCCAGTTTCCGTGGGGCCGCGTAGGTTGGCAACCGAAAGCGACGGCCACTGTGGAAACTTAGGCCGGAGCCAGTCCGTTAACGCAGCTTGCACAACCGAGAGATCTCGCCTTGGAGCGGGCATCCCAGTCCTCCAACATTCCCTGCCTACTCGGTGTGAGTTGTCGCCTCTGGCGGGGCACCGGAAAAAGCGTCCTGCAAGCCATAACGGCGGAACGGCCCCCAAAAACCAAATTCATGGAGACCGTATCCGACTTCGCCGCGGTTGGTCGTGAAGCGGGCAACTTGATCCACGAGCCCGTACTGCCCGTAGGAGGCGATTTCTTCCACCGCCCGTTCGAAACCCTGCACGACGAGAGGGCCCTGATACATGCCGTGCCGCCAATCTGGCTCCATCCCGTAGCCTGTTCCGATGGCCACAAAGGCATTGAGTAAAGGAGTCACTTCGATTTCCAGCGGACCTTCGGGCGCTTCTGGAAAGAGAAGGCGCGAAGCGCGGACCAGCCTGGTGCCAGGAATGAGGCTGTGGCGGTGATCCGGCCTGCCTAAGGGCTCAGGTGCGCGTTGTGGATCCGCCCAAATGCGCACAGCTTCCTCCAGCGGCCGCTGCCCGTCGTCGTTTTCATTGACCATGTAGAGAATGGCGAAATCGGCAAACTGCATGGGCGCATAATTCCACAGGCCCGTGAGCTGTCCTTCGTTCTGGCGGATTCCGGGATGCTCTGCTTCGCCAACTGGTCGCACGCCCCATGAGCGGTCCCGTGTGCCCCAATAGCGATCGGCCGTGACCCGGAACTCTCGCTCCCCGACGCGAAGCCAACCGGTCCAGAAACCAGTTTGCGCAAACCGTTGTGTATCGAACAGCACGCGCCCGTACTTCCGAATGAATTGGCGCGGCTCCAGATAAGCTGGTGTGTGGGCGATCCATTGCAGATCGCAAGCGATGGTGTAGTCCCCCGGATCCACGGCCACGCGGAGCCGCTTTAACGGTTCCTGTACCTCGATTCGGAACGGGCCCACCGTAGTGTCCATCCGGTCGCCCAAGATCCGGGAGGCGCGAACCACGTGGTACTTGCCCGCCACGGTGGCGCAGACGAATGCATCCTGCACCGCCAGGTTCGGGTACTGCCCCATGCCGAAGATCACAAACAGCGAATCGTCGCAGGCGTGTAGGTTGAAATAATACCGGTCGTAAAAGTTGCGGTCGCTCGTGCCCACATGCCGGACGACTTCGGGAATTTGGTGCACGGGATAGTCGTCGAATGCTGAGAGGGGCGAACGCTCGTTAACCATGGGGCTGAATCAATCACACGGTGACGTGGACTGGCAAGAGGGGCAGGGCTCCTCCGGGGGCGAGGCCATCGCCGTTGCCGCGCGAGCGAGTTGCGCGACTGCGTTGCCGCTTTCCGCCACTGCTGCCATTATCGGGGAACTTATGGAGCGTGCTCAGCCTAAGCTCACGCCGATGATGGAGCAGTATCTGCGGCTGAAGGCAGAGTATCCGGATGCCTTGCTGTTTTTTCGCTTAGGGGATTTTTACGAGCTGTTTTTCGACGATGCGGAACGTGCTGCCCCGATCCTCGACGTGGCTCTGACCACCCGGAGCCGCAAGGATGAAGTGCCGATTCCCATGTGCGGCGTTCCGCACTTCGCTGCACAAAGCTACATCGCCAAGCTGCTCGCCGCTGGGTTTAAGGTGGCCATTTGCGAGCAAATGGAAGACCCGGCCACGGCGAAGGGCTTGGTCGAGCGCGCCGTGGTGCGGGTGGTCACTCCGGGCACCGTCACGGAAGAGGAATGCCTCGAGCCGCGGCTACCGAATTACTTGGTCGCCCTGAGCCTCGACGCGGCAGGCGGTGCGGCAGTGATCGCCGCCGATGTCTCGACGGGCGAAATGCAATGCTTCCGCGCCGCGGACCGGGCAGGGCTGTGGGATGTTCTCTTTCGTTTGGATCCGCGGGAAGTTCTGCTGTCCGAAGCTCACTCCGAGTTCGCGCAAGAGCTCAGCGGCCGGCTGCCGAGAGCCCTAGTAAGCCGCGAGGCCGAAAGCACTTTCGACCCGCAGCAAGCTGCAACTTGGTTGGTGCAGCATGCCGCCGACCTTTCTTCGTGGCACAGGGAATTTCTCGCACCACTGGGAGCGCTCCTTTCTTACTTGCGAAAGACTCATCGTTCCGAACTTGGGCACTTACGACCGCCGGCGTCGGGAGAGCTGCCTGCGGTGCTGTACCTCGATCGGGCCACCCAGCGGAACTTGGAACTCGTCACGAATTTGCGCGGTGAGGCTCGCGGCTCGCTCTTGTGGGTGCTGGACCAGACCCATACTGCCATGGGGAGCCGGCTTCTACGCCGCTGGCTGCTAGCGCCGCTTACGGACCTCAGGCAAATCGGCGCACGGCTCGACGCAGTGGAAGAGCTCCTCGACAAGGGAACGTGGCGTCGGGATCTCGAACGAGAGCTGGCGAGCCTGGGAGACCTGGAGCGGCTTAACGCGCGTCTGGCTGTGCGTCGGGTCAGCCCGCGCGACCTTGCTCACCTGCGGCGCGCCTTGCAGCGCGTCGAGCAACTCAAGTCGGAATTGCATCAGAGCCGGAGCCTTTTGCTGCGCCAGTGCGGGGAACAGATCGATCCGATGACCGAGTTACGGGCGCGTTTGGAACAAGCGATCGTGGAGGAACCGCCGCAGCAACTCCATCAGGGACCGGTGATTCGACCCGGGTTCGACCAACTGATCGATGAACTTCGAAACCTAGCGCAGAGCGGACGGCAAATTTTGGCTGAACTCGAAAGCCGCGAACGCGCACGCACGGGGATCGCCTCGCTCAAAGTCCGGTACAACAACGTGTTCGGCTATTACATCGAAGTCACTAAGCCGAACCTGCATTTGGTTCCTTCCGAGTACCAGCGCAAGCAAACCACAGCCAACGCGGAACGATTCGTCACTCCGGAGCTGCAGGATTACGAACACCGCATCCTCGGAGCGGAGGAACGCTTGCGTGCGCACGAAGCGCAGATCTTTGCACAACTGGTCGACGAAGCGGCTGCAGCCCAGGAACGATTGGCGCGTTCGGCCGGGGCCTTGGCGACACTGGATGTGCTGTGTGCCTTAGCTGCGGTGGCCGAACGGCATGGGTACGTGCGGCCGCGGCTCCATCAAGGGCGCTCGATCCGAATCCGGGATGGTCGCCATCCGGTTGTGGAAGCCATGAGCGGCCGCGCGGGCTTTGTGCCGAACGATACCATGCTCGATCCAGACGAGACGCAAATCGTGACCCTCACGGGACCGAACATGGCGGGCAAGTCGACGTACCTCCGCCAGGTCGCCTTGATTGTGTTGCTGGCCCAGATGGGCAGTTTTGTTCCCGCGTCGGAGGCGGAAATCGGCATTGTCGATCGTCTCTTCACGCGCGTCGGTGCTTCCGACAATCTCGCCGAAGGGGAGTCGACCTTCATGGTCGAGATGAAGGAAACGGCCGGTATTCTCCGCCATCTAACGCCACGGAGCCTGGTGGTGTTGGATGAGATCGGCCGCGGGACCAGCACCTTCGATGGTATTTCCATTGCGTGGGCGGTCGCTGAGTTCTTGCACGAGTCTTCCCAGCGGCCCTTGGTCTTGTTTGCTACGCACTACCACGAGTTGACGGATCTGGCCCGTTTGCACCCGCGGATCAGCAATTTTTCGGTGGCCGTACGCGAGTGGAAGGGCGAAGTAATCTTCTTGCGCCGTGTGGTGCCAGGTGCAGCCTCGCGCAGTTATGGCATCGAAGTGGCGCGCTTGGCTGGGGTGCCGGACGCGGTTGTCGAGCGGGCCAAAGAGATACTGAGTAACTTGGAACAGGGAGAACTCGATGCCGCCGGCAGGCCGCGCCTGGCTCGGGGCAAGGGGAGTGCTGGCCGGGAGTTGCAAATGACGCTGTTTGCGCCTCCACCGGACCGTTGGCGCGAAGAGCTTGCGCAAATCGACGTGGAGCGCTTGACGCCAATCGAGGCGATGTTGCGGCTGCACGCACTGGTGGAGCGAGCCCGTCGTTCCGACTGAACTTGTCGACACCCCGTCCGCAAACTTTTCCCCAGGCAACCGAGGGACCATGCTTGTAGCCCAGGGAGTCGCTCGCAGGCTTCGCGATTAAGGGCGCCGTGCGTTTGCCCGCTCCTGAGCGAGCGAAACCGCGGTAGCTGCTCGCCGCGAGCGTAAGATCTCAACGGCGTGCGGATGTTACATCGCGCTCGATGTGGTTCTGTGTACGCTTGCCCCTCCCGACTCTTGCGCACACCCGGCTCGAAAACGATAGAGGGAAGAAAGGGCCACGCGCAGCATGATGGATCGGAGCGAGACGATGAGTTCGGGCGCCGCGGCTTCGCCCATGGTGACGCTCTCGTTGGAGGGCGACTGGGGCCGCGCCGCTCGGGAATATCTCGAGACAACCAGGGAGCGCTTGTTCACCTGGCACTGCGAAGGAGCGAGCGGCGCAGCCGTTGTGCAAGCGTACACGGCAGCAGTGGATGGGCTGATCCAAGTCCTGTTCGATGCCTCGGCCAACGAGGCGCAGCAGCGGTTTCCTTTGTTGAACCAGTCGTTTTGCCTGGTCGCTCAAGGAGGGTATGGTCGCGGCGAACTCAACCCCTACTCTGACTTGGACCTGCTGTTTTTGTACCCGCACAAGAGCGAGCCATTTATCGAGTACGTGGCGGAGCGCATTCTCTACACGCTGTGGGATGCCCGCCTGACCGTGGGAAATGCGTTGCGCAACGTGCGTGAATGCCTGCGGCTTGCGGCGAGCGATTTCAAGGTCAAAACCGCATTGCTCGATGCCCGACTCGTGTGCGGAGATCGGCCCCTGTACGAGGAGTTTGCCGCGCGTATGGAGAAAGAGGTGTTGAACCGCGACGTGGAACGCTTTTTCGAAAACGTTCTCGCGGAAATTACGGTGCGCCACCATCGTTATGGCGACTCCGTCTACCTCTTGGAGCCGCAAATCAAAGAGGGGCAGGGAGGTCTCCGCGAGTTACATGCAGCGCTGTGGCTGGCCAAAGTGAAGTACAAGACGAACCGCCTCGGTGAGTTGGTGCAAAAGGGGATTTTGACCGAGCGCGAACGAGCGGAGGTCGAGAGCGCGCGCGACTTCCTCTTCCGCGTGCGCAACTCGCTGCACTTTCTCGCTCGGGGCCACCAAGATCAACTCACCTTCGAATACCAAGAACGGATTGCGGCCTTGTTGGGCTTCGAGGATACCCCGCAGATGAAAGGGGTCGAGTACTTCATGCGGGCCTACTATATGGCGGCGACGACGTTGGACCGCTTTGCGGCCGACATGATTGAACGCTGCGTGCGGCAGCCGCGGTCGTACCTGTCGTTTTTCCGGCCGCGGATTCGGCGGATCCGCCCTGGCGTGACGATTGCGCAAGGTTTGTTGAGCATCACCGGCCCGGAGATGCTGCAGGCGGACCCGAGTAATTTGGTGCGTGTCTTTCTGGATGCGCAAAGACATGAAGTGAAGATCTCCAGGGCCACCAAGCGGGTTTTGCGCGAACACCTCCACTTGCTCGACGATCAGTGGCGAAGCCACCCGAGCACCGTGGAAGCCTTTTTCCAGATTCTGCGCGGAAAGAACGTGGCGGAAACTTTGCGAGAAATGCATCAGGCAGGTGTTTTGGGTGCGTTCCTGCCCGAATTTGGTGCCTTGACCTGTATGGTCTTGCACGACGTGTATCACATTTACACCGTCGACGAGCATTCGCTCCGCGCGGTTCAAGAACTCGAGTGGCTACGGGCAGGCAAGTATCGCGACTCGGTGCCCTTGCTCACCCACGTGATGCGGGACATCGATCGCGTGGACTTGCTCCTCCTCGGCATGCTGCTGCATGACATCGGTAAGGGCCGGGGTGGGGGCCATTCGGAACGAGGAGCTGCGATGTGCGACGGCATCGCCGCTCGCTTGCGCTTGAACCCCGACGAGGCTGCCCAAGTGAAGTTCCTGGTGGCCCAACACTTGAACATGGCGCACCTGGCCCAACGGCGGGATATTCACGACCCGCGGCTCATTATTGATTTCGCACGCCGGGTGGAAACGCTGGATAACCTCAAGCGTCTCTACCTTCTCACCTTTGCAGACATGCGCGCAGTCGGCCCGAAAATCTGGAACAGTTGGCACGACATGCTGCTTGCCGAGCTGTATCTCCGAACAGCAGAGGTGTTCGAGCGCGAGGCTTTCATCGAGGAAGATTACCGCGAGCGAGCGGCTCGCGTGCGCGAGCGGGTAGCGGCTGCCAGCACCGTTCCCGAGGTGATCCGCGAGCGATTCTTGAGAGGCATGCCGGATCGGTACTTCCTGTCGACGGCTGAAGAGACCATTTTGCACCATTTGGAACTGTACCGTGACTACCACGATGGCGAGGTGGTGTGCTCGGTGCGACACTTCCGCGAGCGCGCTTTTAGCGAGTGGACGGTGGTGACCGCTGATCGCCCCGGCCTCTTTTCGATGATCACCGGCGTGTTGCTGGCCGAAGGGATGAACATCCTCACCGCCAACATTCACACGAGTGCAGGTGGCGTGGCCGTCGATGTATTCCGAATCTCCCACGGCGAGAATCCGGACACTGTATTGGCGCCCGAACGGTGGGAGCGGGTCGAGGCGAACCTGCGCCGGGTGTTGCAGGGCACGCTCGACGTGGAGGAGCTGGTGGCACGAGCACGCCCGCAGTTGCGTTTGGCGCGCCGGTATACGCCGAAGGTCCCGACGCAAATCGAGGTCGATAACCAAGTGTCCGAGCACTACACGGTGCTCGATGTGTACACGCATGACCGCGTGGGCTTGCTGTTCACGATCACGAACACGCTGTACCACCTCGGCCTCTCGATCCACCTGGCGAAGATCACGACGAACGTGGACCAGGTGCTGGATGTGTTTTACGTCACCGACAGCACCGGCCAGAAGATTCTGGATCCGGAGCGAATCGAACATGTCCGCACCGTGCTTTACGAGCGGCTGGCGGAGAATGGCGGCGAGGCGAACGGAGCGGCGGTTGCTGCTGCGGGTGGCGCGTAACGGGCTTAGGACGGTGAGTACAAAAGAAGAGGCGAAGAGTTCCGATTGGCATTTGGCTATCGATCGCTTCTTGGCGCACTTGGCTCTCGAGCGCGGCGCTTCACAGCACACGCTTGACGCATATTCGCGCGATTTGCGAGACTTCGTTGCCCACATGATGCTCCGCCAAACTGCGGAGCCCGGGCAACTAGTGGCGGCGGACATCTCGAGCTTCCTCCAATCGTTGCACCAACGGCAGCTGAGCGCGCGGACGCGGGCGCGGCGTCTGTCGGCTGTTCGGAGCTTTTGCCGCTTTTTGGTTTTGGAGGGCCTGCTTGCACAAAACCCAGCGGAGGACGTTCACCCACCCCGACTGCCGCGAACCCTACCGCGCAGCCGGTCGCCGGAAGAAATCCTCGATTTATTACGCGACGATCCTGGCGACGATTTGTTGACCCGGCGGGACAAGACTCTGGTGGAACTCGTGTATGCGGCGGGTTTGCGCGTGTCCGAAGCGGTGAACTTGCGCTTGCCGCAGGTCAACCTGGAAGCTGGTTTCGTGGTGGTCAGCGGGAAGGGGGGCAAGCAGCGCGTCGTGCCCATCGGCCAGTACGCCCGCGAACGGCTGCAAACCTACTTGCGCGAAGTGCGCCCCCACCTCGTGGGAAGTAGGCCCAGTGCGTTCCTGTTCGTCAGTCGGCGGGGACGGCCACTACGCCGCCGCCATGTGGCTCGGCGGCTGGAACGGCTTGCGCGCCGTGCTGGCCTCACGGGCAAACTCAGTCCCCACATGTTGCGGCATTCATTTGCCACGCATTTGGTGGAGCGCGGGGCGGATTTGCGCGCCGTGCAAGGCATGCTCGGCCACGCCGACATCAGCACGACGCAAATTTACACCCATGTCGCGTTGGAACACCTGCGCTCCGTGCACCGCAAGTATCACCCGCGGGGTTGAACGGCGTGGCGGCTCTCGTGCATTAAAAGCCACTGTTTCCTTTGCACGCCGCCGGCATAGCCGCCGAGGTTTCCATCAGCGGCAATTACTCGATGGCAGGGGAGAACGAGCGCCACCGGGTTGCTGCCGACGGCCCTACCGACAGCGCGCTGTGCTGTGGGTCGTTTCACCCACCGAGCTAGCGTTCCGTAACTGACCGGCCTTCCCGTTGGGATTTTTTGGAGAAGCGCCCAAACCCGGCGCTGGAACTCCGTTCCTCGAGGGCTTGCCTGCAAGGCGTGAAGGCTGTCGATGGTGCCGCGGAAGTAAGCGCAGATGGCTCGCTCGACGGGTGCGCACCGCCCCCGCTTTGGCCACGGAACGCCTTGATACCAACGCTGCCAGTGCCGTTCTGCAATTGTCCTCTGCTCGTCCCAAAAGGCAAGGTGGACGTGCTCCGTTTCGTCGACGATGAGAACGAACCTACCGAGATTCGTCGGCACCGAACAAAGCACAAACCCGCTCTCTTGGTTTGGGCTTACCAGAGCCGGCGTTTCGAAACGGTGGCCCGGTCTCACGATTTCCCTCCCCGCATGGCCCGCTCGATTTCTCGCTGCGCGTCGCGCTCCCGCAGCGCTGCGCGCTTGTCGTAAAGCTTCTTCCCCCGTGCAAGACCCAGCTCCACCTTGGCGCGGCCGTTTTTGAAGTAAATGCGCAGCGGAATTAACGTGAGTCCCTTTTCACGAACTTTGCCCGCTAGACGCGCGATTTCCCGTTTGTGCAGCAGGAGCTTGCGCGGTCTTGTGGGGTCGTGCCCGAAGCGAGCTGCCGGCGCATATTCACTGATGTGCGACTGCAGCAGCCACACCTCGCCGTTCTTCACTCGGGCATAACTGTCTTTGAGTTGCCCTTTGCCCGCACGCAGCGATTTCACTTCGCTGCCCGTGAGCACCAAGCCGGCTTCGATGGTT encodes:
- the xerD gene encoding site-specific tyrosine recombinase XerD, producing MAARRTERRLLLRVARNGLRTVSTKEEAKSSDWHLAIDRFLAHLALERGASQHTLDAYSRDLRDFVAHMMLRQTAEPGQLVAADISSFLQSLHQRQLSARTRARRLSAVRSFCRFLVLEGLLAQNPAEDVHPPRLPRTLPRSRSPEEILDLLRDDPGDDLLTRRDKTLVELVYAAGLRVSEAVNLRLPQVNLEAGFVVVSGKGGKQRVVPIGQYARERLQTYLREVRPHLVGSRPSAFLFVSRRGRPLRRRHVARRLERLARRAGLTGKLSPHMLRHSFATHLVERGADLRAVQGMLGHADISTTQIYTHVALEHLRSVHRKYHPRG
- a CDS encoding methylated-DNA--[protein]-cysteine S-methyltransferase, with product MRPGHRFETPALVSPNQESGFVLCSVPTNLGRFVLIVDETEHVHLAFWDEQRTIAERHWQRWYQGVPWPKRGRCAPVERAICAYFRGTIDSLHALQASPRGTEFQRRVWALLQKIPTGRPVSYGTLARWVKRPTAQRAVGRAVGSNPVALVLPCHRVIAADGNLGGYAGGVQRKQWLLMHESRHAVQPRG
- the smpB gene encoding SsrA-binding protein SmpB is translated as MSEKKDKGQVRDAVVNRRARHDYHIEETIEAGLVLTGSEVKSLRAGKGQLKDSYARVKNGEVWLLQSHISEYAPAARFGHDPTRPRKLLLHKREIARLAGKVREKGLTLIPLRIYFKNGRAKVELGLARGKKLYDKRAALRERDAQREIERAMRGGKS